The DNA sequence atATCTCTGAACCGATTatgttgtacctatcccagcatttagcatagtgctcggtacatagtaagcattaaaaaaatattgcagtgattattattagcagccgGTGCCCAGGAGCTGCTGGACTCTGATGTTGGTTGGGCTTTCGGTCAAGACGGCCATTTGGGAGATGGTCACGGTACCAGGGTGCAGAGTAGAGTAGCAGAGgtcaacctccctccccctctagactgtgagctctttgtggacagggaacatgtctaccaattctgttatatcttcccaggcacttagtaaagtgttctgcatacagtaaatgctcaatgaatacatgtcatattttttgagtgcttaccctgtgcaaggcactgtactaagaagcagcatggcctagtggcaagagcataggcttgggggtcagagggcgtgagttctgatccctgctctgccacttgtctgctgcttgaccttggggaagtcacttaacttctctaggcctcagttgcgtcatctgtaaaatggggattagattgatcagtggggattaagagtgtgagccccatgtgggacagggactctgtccaacctgattacctgtatttttcccagtgcttagaataatgcttggcacatagtaagcacctaacaaatgccattgcagcatggctcagtggaaagagcacgggctttggagtcagggctcatgagttcgaatcccagctctgccacttgtcggctgtgtgactgtgggcaagtcacttaacttctccgtgcctcagttccctcatctgtaaaatggggattaagactgagccccacgtgggacaacctgattcccctatgtctaccccagcgcttagaacagtgcttggcacatagtaagcgcttaacaaataccaacattattattaacattattattaagcttttgGGTGAGTCCAGTGTAAGAGTTGGAAGACCCGGGccatgcctacagtgagcttagagtctagagtgggggacagacattaatataaagaaataaattttggatgtgtacctatgtggggctgagagcggggggcaggggtgaataaagggaacaaatccaagtcctttggggatgcggaagggagtgggagaagaagatatgagggcctagttggggaaggactcttggctTTTCAGGTGAGAAGCGGGatcgtctatcggatatgaaggagggcgttggggagtgggggcagaggcaggatgtgggcaaagatgattgattgattggtcagttGACTGTTGCCAGGTGAATGAAtggcaaagtgactggcccaccttCTTCGCCCGCCAGCGGCTCCAAATCCAACTGGACCTGATTGAGAAGGATTATGGAGATCGAGAAGCCAGAGAACTGTGGTCTCAGCTGCAGGTGGGTGAAGCCCTCTGTCCCGGGAAGGTAGGCCTGGCTGGGGTCtctgagtggggaggagggggtatgGTCAGGGGCAGCTCAGGGCTCCGGGATCATGTCCCGAGGTGCGAGGAGAGGCGGAACTAAGTTGGGGGTGGGTGACCGAGGGCGTAGGGAAGGAGCAGAGCAATGGGCAGAGACAGTTTCTGGGCAAATTGGGCAGAATCAGGTCGGGGGTCAGTCATTTAGtctgtcagttatatttattaagtgcttactgtgtgccgggaactgtactaagtgcttgggagagtacaatagaacaatataacggacacattccctgcccacaatgagcttacagtctagatggggagacagacatgaataaaaatgaataaatgacagatgtgggcataagtgctgtaggtctgaggtggggtggatgaagaaagggagcaagtcagggcgatgcagaagggagtggaagaaaaggaaaagaggacttaatcagggaaggcctcttggaggagctgtgccttcgataaggctttgaaggaggggagagtgatcgtctgttggacatgaagaaggagggcgttccatgccagaggcaggacacgggcgaaaggtcggtggcgagatagatgagattgaggtacagtgagaaggttggcactagaggagcagagtgtgcgggctgggttgtagtaggagattagcgaggtaagattatcctgtatttatcccagtgcctggcacagagcaactacttaacaaataccgcaattttgTTTATCGATATTATTCTTCAGCCTCTTCCTGCCCACCTTTCTAGGAGCTCTGGCAGACCACCGTCATCATGAGCAAGGGCAGGGCTTCACGTTCACCCATCATAGTGTCTGGGGGTTGCCAATGGGAAATTACTGTTTTTAAAAATTCTCAATaggaggacagggagaggccCGGGAGGGAAGCATTGCTTTTTCCCCAGGGCACATTTTTAGCCAGGTCTTTGGGGAAGAGAAGACTTCagctaatttaaaaaaatgtattcatattaatatctctctccccctctggactgtaatctcactaTAGGCAGCAAACATGACGGCTAATTCTTTTGTCTTatattctcccacatgcttaatacaatgctctacacatagaaagcactcagtaaagaccaatgattgattaattcaccCCCACGTCAGAGGAGGCTACAATCACTACTGTtatatagtacaatataacaacaggcaTATTGTctttcccacgcacttagtatagtgctctgcatgcagtaagcgctcattaaatacgagtgAAATAATGAacgactactctcccaagcgcttagtacagcgctctgctcccaGGCagcgttcaataaaaatgatcgatCAATGGATCGcacttcaccttgcccctcctgtcCTGTCTGGCCCTTTCAGCTCAAGATCCCAGAGCTGTTCGGAGACGAGGAGATCGTTCCCGCCCTCCTGCACGGCGACCTCTGGGCGGGAAATATGGCTGAAGATGATTCTGGCCCCATGGTGTTTGACCCCGCTTCCTTCTACGGCCATTCCGAGTTCGATCTGGCCATTTCCTTCATGTTCGGCGGCCTCGACAGCTCCTTCTTCTCCGCCTACCACAGGAAAATCCCCCAGGCTCCGGGGTTTGCCAGACGGCTCCAACTCTACAAGGTCTTCAACTACGTCAACCACTGGAACCATTTTGGGAGCGGGTATCGTGGCGTGAGCCTGGGGGCCATGAGGAAACTCCTCAAGAGCCTTTGACGTCCTTTCTGGGGGACAGGCTGGTTGAGGCTACTTCTAGACCgttagcccagtgtgggcagggatcgtcttcctttactgctgaattgtagtttccaagcacttagtacagtgttctgcacacagtgagcgctcaataaataccagtgaatgaataattcttcccctattcccccactccccctaccttccctcccctccacgcaGACTATACACTTTGCTAGGTATCCCTTatgcactttaatactcacccaacAGCACAgcgtggattgagcacgggcctggaagtcagaaggagttgggttctaatcctcgctctgccacttgtcggccgtgtgactttgggcaagccatttcacttcctctgcctcaattccctcatctgtaaagtagggattgagaatgtgagccccatgggtgaaagggactgtgtccaacctgctttccttgtatctaccccagagcttagtacagtgtctggcacatagtaagcatttaataccacaattattattatcattattattattattattattattaatacagatcCTCATGCTCTACTTTACCCCcttctctgtaacttattttaatgtctgccttcccctgtagactgtaagcccctcatgggatGGGATCGGATCTACCaagtctgatgtattgtactctcccaagcgcttagtactttgctctgcagtaggtgctcaataaataccattgagtgactgactgaatgagtgattaaTCCAACCTGGACTgcttcttccacgttttcccgggACTTCTCCtatcattagtgtcttctccagagaattagtcctcctgatgatgtgcccAAAATATACTAATcaaagttgagtcatttggcctttcaaagaccactttggcttcatttgctccaaaatccatctgttttATTTTTCGGGAAGTCCAtgctattcacaaaagccttcgcCAACACATTTCACAAGAATCGACGttctttttaatcttttttcactgtccacctttcggatccatacaccgTCAtaggaaacaccacagaattgacaatttgcatttttgtggcaattgttagatGAGCACATTTtgggactttttccaggctctttatATCATAGCCAGTCTTTCTAACATTAATCTTGGGCATATTTCTTAACTACTTTTCCTTTATTactatcaatcccaggagagaaaaaattgtcaactatttccatcttctctttgtccactacaaatgtgttaacacttccagttgtcatgatctttgatTCAATGCATGTAAGTAACAAATtgacaaatgaataaaataacaaaatgattaagtcccccttttcctctgcttcccctcctctccccatcgccttgactcactccctttgctttacccccctcctcaccccacagcacttgtgtatatatatgtatatatgtacatatttataattctatttattcttattaatgatgtatatatatctataattctatttatttaataataatggtattttgttaagtgcttacagtgtgccaagcactgttctaagcgctaatgatgctactgaagcctgtttacttgtttggatgtctgtctccccccttctagactgtgagcccgctgtgggcagttattgtctctatttgttgctgaactgtacttcccaagcaattagtacagtgctctgcacacagtaagtgctcaataaatacaattaaatgaacgaaCAAACAAACATGGGCAAACAAGATTGGtatttcagaagattaaggaaattaagggaacatTTCGTCCTCGGATTGGCATTGTCAAAAGCCAAGATGGACTGACGATAAATGAGGCCAGGAGAATCAATCTTGGGAGGAAGGCACACAGGACCTATGCCAGAAAGATGGCAATATACAGAAAATAAGCCAGAAAAAAGAAGCAATATACACGAAGTATCTGGAAAGTACTTTTTGAATTTGAGCCCCTCATCATGGGAAGTCAAGTTAGATCAGCTTTGCACCATCTTGCCAAATATAAGTAACCTGATTTTGAGAGGCTTCCTTCTGAGA is a window from the Ornithorhynchus anatinus isolate Pmale09 chromosome 15, mOrnAna1.pri.v4, whole genome shotgun sequence genome containing:
- the FN3K gene encoding fructosamine-3-kinase isoform X3, with the protein product MESLLRSELKTSLVRAFGSSGGGCISHGQGYQTDRGRVFVKSNARSQAREMFEGEVASLEALRSTGILRVPQPLKVVALPGGGAALIMEYLAMRSLSSHSAALGDQIADLHLYNQKLREKVKKEEKTVGKGAGAAEPKFVDQFGFHTVTCCGYIPQVNEWQSDWPTFFARQRLQIQLDLIEKDYGDREARELWSQLQLKIPELFGDEEIVPALLHGDLWAGNMAEDDSGPMVFDPASFYGHSEFDLAISFMFGGLDSSFFSAYHRKIPQAPGFARRLQLYKVFNYVNHWNHFGSGYRGVSLGAMRKLLKSL